A genomic window from Helicobacter suis HS1 includes:
- a CDS encoding SEL1-like repeat protein, whose product MLENLPNLPVQLSDDALLDLFNQYNGDQQGAPHMVQAYLQAFAYFRCIALNENDFGYEFYALGEMYETGLGVPLDLEKAKNLYTEAIKRYQTYEGDSKKHTEAMQILEKWL is encoded by the coding sequence ATGTTAGAGAATTTACCTAATTTACCCGTTCAACTAAGCGATGATGCTTTGCTAGATTTATTCAACCAGTACAACGGCGATCAACAGGGTGCGCCTCATATGGTACAAGCCTATTTGCAAGCCTTTGCTTACTTCCGTTGCATTGCTCTTAATGAAAACGACTTTGGCTATGAATTTTACGCTTTGGGGGAAATGTATGAAACAGGACTAGGAGTACCCCTAGATTTAGAGAAGGCTAAGAATCTCTATACAGAGGCAATCAAGCGCTACCAGACCTATGAAGGTGATAGCAAAAAACACACAGAGGCTATGCAGATTTTAGAAAAATGGCTCTAA
- a CDS encoding DUF2156 domain-containing protein: MHFKPICLEDKSVVDAFLKQDDFLIADVNFTNLYLWRLAREISLCMAHGCLLIRTQYPQEKPFYFYPIGAGDKRAVLEELLHTEEALEIRALQEKHKQELECFFPGVFDFQAQRDRFDYIYSVPELIILQGKKFHKKKNHLNAFLKTYPHFTYKPLLTNNIPQVKEALQSWHALDDSSDMGLEHEYQGILEVLAVYERLHLQGGVIFLGERVASFSFGEKIQEKVAVIHIEKADPEIRGAYQMINQQLLKNAFADCELVNREEDLGIEGLRQAKMGYHPLFLLEKYHALKR; the protein is encoded by the coding sequence TTGCACTTTAAACCCATTTGCTTAGAGGATAAAAGCGTAGTAGATGCCTTTTTAAAGCAAGATGATTTTTTGATCGCCGATGTGAATTTTACCAATCTTTATTTGTGGCGCTTGGCTCGAGAAATTAGCCTTTGCATGGCGCATGGTTGTTTACTGATTCGCACGCAATATCCCCAAGAAAAACCCTTTTATTTCTACCCCATTGGAGCGGGCGATAAAAGGGCGGTGCTTGAGGAGTTACTCCATACAGAGGAGGCGCTAGAGATACGGGCTTTACAAGAAAAACACAAGCAGGAATTAGAATGCTTTTTCCCCGGGGTTTTTGATTTTCAAGCACAGCGCGATCGTTTTGATTATATCTATAGCGTACCGGAGCTTATTATCCTGCAGGGTAAAAAATTCCACAAAAAGAAAAACCACCTCAACGCCTTTTTAAAAACCTACCCGCATTTTACCTACAAACCTCTTTTAACTAACAATATCCCCCAAGTTAAAGAGGCTTTACAAAGCTGGCATGCTTTAGATGATTCTAGTGATATGGGGTTAGAACATGAATATCAGGGGATTTTAGAGGTTCTAGCAGTTTATGAGCGGTTACATTTGCAGGGGGGGGTAATTTTTCTAGGGGAGCGTGTGGCGAGCTTTAGTTTTGGGGAGAAAATCCAAGAAAAAGTAGCGGTGATTCACATTGAAAAGGCAGACCCAGAAATACGCGGAGCTTATCAGATGATTAACCAACAACTGCTCAAAAATGCCTTTGCAGATTGCGAATTGGTAAACCGCGAGGAGGATTTAGGCATTGAAGGCTTGAGGCAGGCAAAGATGGGCTATCATCCCTTATTTTTATTAGAAAAATACCACGCCTTAAAACGCTGA
- a CDS encoding chorismate mutase, with the protein MHARFACTRQIAKQKHKQGMSIYNPVRENAIFNQVGTDLESIYTEILGVSRSLISVEKIGLSGLVDDARMVFGRRAQVLKLNPEELFKAIEARRVDFGFYALEKETLGELVTELIYQRLKIVHSFILNQRWYFVLGRGDFSNPSSDPSRCALWFASQKEQIQPFLETLEVFEFLATKEGVLVEINALALQNLPTPTPILLGNYSSTRRELAL; encoded by the coding sequence TTGCATGCCCGCTTTGCTTGCACCCGCCAAATTGCCAAGCAAAAGCATAAACAGGGTATGAGTATTTATAACCCCGTACGCGAAAACGCAATTTTTAATCAGGTAGGTACAGATTTAGAAAGTATTTATACTGAAATTTTAGGGGTCTCCAGAAGCCTTATTAGTGTAGAAAAAATAGGTTTAAGCGGGCTTGTAGACGATGCGCGCATGGTTTTTGGCAGGCGCGCTCAAGTTTTAAAGTTAAATCCGGAGGAGCTTTTTAAAGCTATAGAGGCGCGCAGGGTGGATTTTGGTTTTTATGCGCTAGAAAAAGAGACTTTAGGAGAACTTGTTACAGAGTTGATTTACCAGCGCCTTAAAATTGTGCATAGCTTTATTTTAAACCAGCGTTGGTATTTTGTGCTTGGAAGAGGGGATTTTTCTAATCCTTCTTCTGATCCTAGCCGGTGCGCGCTATGGTTTGCTAGCCAAAAAGAGCAAATCCAGCCCTTTTTAGAGACTTTGGAGGTTTTTGAATTTCTAGCCACAAAAGAGGGGGTTTTAGTAGAGATAAACGCTTTGGCTTTGCAAAATTTGCCCACACCCACGCCTATTTTACTGGGTAATTATTCTAGTACACGGAGAGAACTTGCACTTTAA